A single genomic interval of Cucumis sativus cultivar 9930 chromosome 5, Cucumber_9930_V3, whole genome shotgun sequence harbors:
- the LOC101220142 gene encoding CASP-like protein 4C1 — translation MRSPQSLRNGGVGGGGTPSPHARIPTPHHHFHSTVSVQKLKRFNSLILVFRLSTFCFSLASAVFMITNSRGSGSDSPRWYDFDAFRYVFAANAIVAVYSLFEMIASVWEISREVTLFPEILQVWFDFGHDQAFAYLLLSADSAGTALAITLKGTDTCKVTSAFCVQSTISIALGFAGFLFLGLSSLLSGFRVVCFVINGSRFHF, via the exons ATGCGCTCCCCTCAGTCACTCCGCAACGGCGGCGTCGGCGGTGGTGGTACACCATCTCCTCACGCACGTATTCCTACTCCTCACCATCACTTTCACTCCACTGTCTCCGTTCAGAAACTCAAACGCTTCAACTCTCTCATCCTCGTCTTCCGTTTATCTACCTTCTGTTTCTCCCTCGCTTCTGCTGTTTTCATGATTACTAACTCTCGTGGCTCTGGATCCGATTCCCCTCGCTGGTACGATTTCGACGCCTTCAG GTATGTTTTCGCGGCGAACGCCATAGTTGCAGTTTACTCATTGTTTGAAATGATCGCTTCCGTGTGGGAAATCTCAAGAGAAGTGACTTTATTCCCTGAGATTTTGCAAGTTTGGTTCGATTTCGGCCATGACCAG GCGTTCGCGTACCTTCTTCTGTCTGCAGACTCGGCAGGGACGGCTCTTGCCATAACTTTGAAGGGAACCGACACGTGTAAGGTAACGAGTGCATTTTGTGTTCAATCTACCATCTCCATTGCCCTGGGATTTGCCGGTTTCCTGTTTCTCGGGTTATCCTCTTTGCTTTCGGGTTTTCGGGTCGTTTGTTTTGTTATCAACGGCTCTCGTTTTCATTTCTAA
- the LOC101219906 gene encoding UDP-glucuronic acid decarboxylase 6, whose translation MAKQSSNGDFYTSTKAPPPPSPLRSAKFFQANMRILVTGGAGFIGSHLVDRLMENEKNEVIVADNYFTGSKDNLRKWIGHPRFELIRHDVTEPLLVEVDQIYHLACPASPIFYKYNPVKTTKTNVIGTLNMLGLAKRVGARILLTSTSEVYGDPLVHPQDESYWGNVNPIGVRSCYDEGKRVAETLMFDYHRQHGIEIRIARIFNTYGPRMNIDDGRVVSNFLAQAIRSEPLTVQAPGTQTRSFCYVSDMVEGLIRLMEGDNTGPINIGNPGEFTMLELAETVKELINPNVEIVMVENTPDDPRQRKPDITKAQEVLGWEPKINLRDGLPLMEDDFRARLQVPR comes from the exons ATGGCTAAGCAGTCTTCAAATGGAGATTTTTATACCTCTACAAAAGCCCCTCCTCCCCCTTCCCCTCTAAGGAGTGCTAAGTTTTTTCAG GCTAATATGAGAATTTTGGTTACGGGAGGAGCAGGATTTATTGGCTCTCATCTAGTGGACAGATTGATGGAAAACGAAAAGAATGAG gTCATCGTTGCGGATAATTATTTTACTGGTTCGAAGGACAACCTCAGAAAATGGATCGGCCATCCTAGATTTGAACTCATACGTCATG ATGTCACTGAGCCGTTGCTGGTCGAGGTGGATCAGATATACCATTTGGCATGCCCCGCCTCGCCGATCTTCTACAAATACAATCCTGTTAAG ACAACAAAGACAAATGTCATTGGCACATTGAATATGTTGGGACTTGCCAAGAGAGTTGGAGCAAG GATTTTGCTTACGTCGACTTCGGAGGTATATGGCGACCCCCTCGTTCATCCTCAAGACGAAAGCTACTGGGGAAATGTCAACCCAATCG GTGTTAGAAGTTGCTACGATGAAGGAAAGCGTGTGGCGGAAACATTGATGTTTGATTATCACAGGCAGCATGGGATTG AGATAAGAATTGCTAGGATTTTCAACACATATGGACCGAGAATGAATATTGATGACGGTCGTGTTGTTAGCAACTTCCTTGCTCAGGCAATCCG TAGCGAACCATTGACTGTGCAGGCGCCTGGTACACAAACCCGGAGTTTCTGTTATGTTTCTGACATG GTTGAAGGACTAATCAGACTCATGGAAGGAGATAATACCGGGCCGATTAACATTGGGAATCCAG GTGAATTTACCATGCTCGAGCTCGCTGAAACTGTCAAGGAG CTCATCAATCCGAATGTCGAGATTGTCATGGTCGAGAACACCCCAGACGATCCAAGACAGAGGAAACCAGACATTACAAAAGCACAGGAGGTTCTTGGATGGGAACCAAAGATCAACCTGAGAGATGGACTGCCTCTGATGGAGGATGATTTTAGGGCAAGGCTTCAAGTGCCAAGATAG